In one window of Nocardioides panacisoli DNA:
- a CDS encoding DUF1648 domain-containing protein encodes MRTFFWLTVAAYAVVWGWAFRALPDRVALHFGLTGEVDNWGSRGEALVLLAALGILMTAVLGGGAWLVGRARLAASWVNLPHKDWWTATPERVARARDMLRGDLLVVGGLTMALLTLVQLALVRTSRQDDPRMDPVTMAAVLLLVVVILGYTAWLTVWRYRPDGSQE; translated from the coding sequence GTGCGGACCTTCTTCTGGCTCACCGTGGCGGCGTACGCCGTCGTGTGGGGATGGGCGTTCCGCGCGCTGCCCGATCGGGTCGCGCTGCACTTCGGCCTGACCGGCGAGGTGGACAACTGGGGGAGTCGGGGCGAGGCGCTCGTCCTGCTCGCTGCCCTCGGGATCCTCATGACGGCGGTGCTCGGCGGCGGCGCCTGGCTCGTGGGGCGTGCCCGGCTCGCGGCCAGCTGGGTGAACCTGCCCCACAAGGACTGGTGGACGGCCACCCCGGAGCGGGTGGCGCGGGCACGTGACATGCTGCGGGGCGACCTCCTCGTGGTCGGCGGGCTGACCATGGCGCTGCTGACGCTGGTGCAACTCGCCCTGGTGCGCACGAGCCGGCAGGACGATCCGCGGATGGACCCGGTGACCATGGCGGCCGTGCTGCTGCTGGTGGTCGTGATCCTCGGCTACACCGCCTGGTTGACGGTGTGGCGCTACCGACCCGACGGGAGCCAGGAATGA
- a CDS encoding FAD-binding and (Fe-S)-binding domain-containing protein, with amino-acid sequence MSTSELVAALRRRGVTDVDDSDLARALYSSDASLYRVLPQAVARPRDTDEVLAVLDASRELGVPVTMRGAGTSIAGNAVGPGIVIDTVRHLNRVLEIDPEARTARIEPGLVHARLQAAAAPHGLRFGPDPSTHTRCTIGGMIGNNACGSRALGYGRTADNVEQLRVAFGTGEVVTAGPGAPAGAAGEALTRMVEDQLGHVRTHFGRFSRQVSGYSLEHLLPEQGRRLDRFLVGTEGTLATVLEATVDLVPDDEERLLLVLGYPSMPEAADAVPALLAAAPGRLIACEGIDARIVDLVAQRGGVPELPRGSGWLFCEATGADAAEVLATVQAESGALDARLVRDGGEAAALWRIREDGAGLAARSLATPAYSGWEDAAVPPERLGDWLRDFDVLLADHGLEGIPYGHFGDGCLHVRIDFPFAAGDPSSTGTYRAFLQACASRLTEYGGSLSGEHGDGRQRSELLATMYDDTSLALFGAAKAICDPDNLLNPGNIVDPAPIDADLRPVRPRHDPPTALRLLHDDGSLGDAVHRCTGVGKCVAPSPGGVMCPSYAATREEKDATRGRARVLQEALDGSLLGGVTDPAVHEALDLCLSCKGCASDCPTGVDMATYKSEVLHQSYRGRRRLSRPRSHYTLGQLPRWARMTAPVARVANASLRIGPVARMAKAVAGVDQRRSLPTFARRTLRRSAREVEPVERPDVWVWADSFTNHFLPESGLAAIEYLRAVGLSVRVIDERACCALPWVTTGQLDAARGILGDAVERLAPYVAGGAPVLAIEPSCLASLRTDARELLEGDAVEQVADGVLSFAELVERLDLPLPDLTGVRVVAQPHCHHHAVIGWGADEALLRRAGADVTRVKGCCGLAGNWGVEQGHYETSVAVAETHLLPAVRDALAADAQTVVLADGMSCQLQLDDLAGVRAQHLAELFASRAATEVPTA; translated from the coding sequence ATGAGCACGTCCGAGCTGGTGGCGGCACTGCGGCGACGCGGGGTGACCGACGTCGACGACTCCGACCTCGCCCGGGCGCTCTACTCCTCCGACGCCTCGCTCTACCGCGTCCTGCCGCAGGCGGTCGCGCGGCCGCGCGACACCGACGAGGTGCTGGCGGTCCTCGATGCCTCCCGCGAGCTCGGGGTGCCGGTGACCATGCGCGGTGCGGGCACCTCCATCGCCGGCAATGCGGTCGGTCCCGGCATCGTCATCGACACCGTGCGCCACCTCAACCGGGTCCTGGAGATCGACCCCGAGGCGCGGACCGCGCGGATCGAGCCCGGCCTGGTGCACGCCCGGCTGCAGGCCGCCGCCGCGCCGCACGGGCTGCGGTTCGGCCCCGACCCGTCCACCCACACCCGCTGCACGATCGGCGGGATGATCGGCAACAACGCCTGCGGCTCGCGGGCGCTGGGTTATGGCCGCACGGCCGACAACGTCGAGCAGCTGCGGGTCGCGTTCGGCACCGGCGAGGTCGTCACGGCCGGGCCGGGCGCCCCCGCGGGCGCGGCCGGTGAGGCGTTGACGCGGATGGTCGAGGACCAGCTCGGCCACGTCCGCACCCACTTCGGCCGCTTCTCCCGGCAGGTCAGCGGCTACTCGCTGGAGCACCTGCTGCCCGAGCAGGGCCGGCGGCTGGACCGGTTCCTGGTCGGCACCGAGGGCACGCTGGCCACGGTGCTGGAGGCGACGGTCGACCTCGTCCCCGACGACGAGGAGCGACTGCTGCTCGTGCTGGGCTACCCGTCGATGCCCGAGGCGGCCGATGCGGTGCCCGCGCTGCTCGCGGCCGCGCCGGGTCGCCTCATCGCCTGCGAGGGCATCGACGCGCGCATCGTGGACCTCGTGGCGCAACGGGGCGGCGTACCCGAGCTGCCGCGGGGCTCGGGGTGGCTGTTCTGTGAGGCGACCGGCGCCGACGCCGCCGAGGTGCTGGCGACGGTGCAGGCGGAGTCCGGGGCCCTCGACGCGCGGCTGGTGCGCGACGGCGGTGAGGCCGCCGCGTTGTGGCGGATCCGCGAGGACGGCGCGGGCCTGGCCGCCCGCAGCCTGGCGACGCCGGCGTACTCGGGGTGGGAGGACGCCGCGGTGCCGCCGGAGCGGCTGGGCGACTGGCTGCGCGACTTCGACGTGCTGCTGGCGGACCACGGCCTGGAGGGCATCCCGTACGGCCACTTCGGCGACGGCTGCCTGCACGTGCGCATCGACTTCCCGTTCGCGGCCGGGGACCCGTCGAGCACGGGCACCTACCGCGCGTTCCTCCAGGCGTGCGCCTCGCGACTCACCGAGTACGGCGGGTCGCTGTCCGGCGAGCACGGCGACGGGCGGCAGCGCTCGGAGCTGCTCGCGACGATGTACGACGACACCTCGCTGGCGCTCTTCGGTGCGGCCAAGGCGATCTGCGATCCCGACAACCTGCTCAACCCGGGCAACATCGTCGACCCGGCACCCATCGACGCCGACCTGCGGCCGGTGCGGCCCCGGCACGACCCGCCGACGGCGCTGCGCCTGCTGCACGACGACGGCTCGCTCGGCGACGCGGTGCACCGCTGCACCGGTGTCGGCAAGTGCGTGGCGCCGAGCCCCGGTGGCGTGATGTGCCCGTCCTACGCCGCGACGCGGGAGGAGAAGGACGCGACCCGCGGCCGCGCGCGGGTGCTGCAGGAGGCGCTGGACGGGTCGCTGCTCGGCGGCGTCACCGACCCGGCGGTCCACGAGGCGCTGGACCTGTGCCTGTCGTGCAAGGGCTGTGCCTCGGACTGCCCGACCGGCGTGGACATGGCGACCTACAAGTCCGAGGTGCTGCACCAGTCATACCGCGGCCGCCGCCGGCTGAGTCGTCCGCGGAGCCACTACACCCTCGGGCAGCTGCCCCGGTGGGCGCGGATGACGGCACCGGTGGCCCGCGTGGCCAACGCGAGCCTCCGCATCGGCCCGGTCGCCCGGATGGCCAAGGCCGTCGCGGGCGTGGACCAGCGGCGCTCGCTGCCGACCTTCGCGCGGCGTACGCTGCGCCGGTCTGCGCGGGAGGTCGAGCCCGTCGAGCGCCCCGACGTGTGGGTCTGGGCGGACTCCTTCACCAACCACTTCCTGCCCGAGTCCGGGTTGGCCGCGATCGAGTACCTCCGTGCGGTGGGCCTGTCGGTGCGGGTCATCGACGAGCGGGCCTGCTGTGCGCTGCCGTGGGTCACGACGGGCCAGCTGGACGCGGCGCGCGGGATCCTCGGCGACGCGGTCGAGCGACTGGCGCCGTACGTCGCCGGCGGCGCACCGGTGCTCGCGATCGAGCCGTCGTGCCTGGCGTCGCTGCGCACTGACGCGCGGGAGCTGCTCGAGGGGGACGCCGTCGAGCAGGTCGCTGACGGGGTGCTCAGCTTTGCCGAGCTGGTCGAGCGGCTGGACCTGCCGTTGCCGGACCTCACGGGCGTGCGCGTCGTTGCGCAGCCGCACTGCCACCACCACGCGGTCATCGGGTGGGGGGCCGACGAGGCGCTGCTGCGGCGGGCCGGCGCGGACGTGACCCGGGTCAAGGGCTGTTGCGGCCTCGCGGGCAACTGGGGCGTCGAGCAGGGCCACTACGAGACCTCCGTCGCGGTCGCGGAGACCCACCTGCTGCCGGCGGTCCGCGACGCGCTGGCCGCCGACGCGCAGACGGTGGTCCTGGCCGACGGGATGTCGTGCCAACTCCAGCTGGACGACCTCGCCGGTGTCCGAGCGCAGCACTTGGCCGAGCTCTTCGCGTCTCGTGCCGCCACTGAAGTGCCGACGGCATGA
- a CDS encoding HNH endonuclease signature motif containing protein, whose translation MSTQPTPHRGTAELLTVLRDHEDVKREAEVASVRTIVAWAEVNTVETPEDAATLSDGFVDTGVPIAGDGAPLVSEFALMELCAVLGRSTAGGREYVGKVLETAYRLPSVWQGVLEGRVPVWRAQRIADTTRLLSAEAAEYVDHHLATFAATCTFAQVDRLVEEALARFDPETAEERRREAAEGRRFDVHTDDAGIEGTVAVDGVLDVADALDLDAALAERATELAQLGCEESRDVRRSMAAGDLARGNQSLGLGHETGAAGLDTRSLVPHERGSTTKNRTTTTSRRAVDLHVHLTDTALTTDGVGTIGRLGNTRTPITTQQIRHWCSAPGTTIIVRPVIDLAGHEPIEAYEIPDRHHRQVRLRDPVCAFPHCNRRAERCDTDHAQPHADGGATCPCNLVPLCRGHHRAKTHSDWGYTILDPGTYLWTSPHGHQFLVDHRGTRDLDHDLDRLDHRRTHRH comes from the coding sequence ATGTCCACGCAGCCGACTCCCCACCGCGGCACCGCGGAGCTGCTCACGGTGCTGCGCGACCACGAGGACGTCAAGCGCGAGGCCGAGGTCGCCTCGGTCCGCACCATCGTTGCCTGGGCCGAAGTCAACACCGTCGAGACTCCCGAGGACGCCGCCACCCTCAGCGACGGATTCGTGGACACCGGGGTGCCGATCGCCGGCGACGGTGCGCCACTGGTGAGCGAGTTCGCGCTGATGGAGTTGTGTGCGGTGTTGGGCCGGTCGACCGCTGGTGGCCGGGAGTACGTCGGCAAGGTGCTCGAAACCGCCTACCGGCTCCCCAGCGTGTGGCAGGGCGTGCTCGAGGGTCGCGTTCCCGTCTGGCGTGCGCAGCGGATCGCCGACACTACCCGCCTGCTATCCGCCGAGGCGGCCGAGTACGTCGACCACCACCTCGCGACCTTCGCGGCCACCTGCACGTTCGCCCAGGTCGACCGGCTGGTCGAGGAGGCGCTCGCGAGGTTCGACCCCGAGACGGCTGAGGAGCGCCGTCGGGAGGCGGCCGAAGGGCGCCGGTTCGACGTCCACACCGACGACGCCGGCATCGAGGGCACCGTCGCCGTGGACGGTGTGCTGGACGTGGCCGACGCACTGGATCTGGACGCCGCCCTCGCTGAGCGGGCCACCGAGCTCGCCCAGCTCGGGTGTGAGGAGTCCCGCGACGTCCGTCGATCGATGGCCGCCGGCGACCTCGCCCGCGGCAACCAGTCGTTGGGGTTGGGACACGAGACCGGTGCGGCGGGTCTCGACACGCGCTCACTCGTCCCTCACGAGCGCGGCTCGACCACCAAGAACCGAACCACCACCACGAGCCGCCGCGCCGTCGACCTGCACGTCCATCTCACCGACACCGCCCTCACCACCGACGGCGTCGGGACCATCGGGCGGTTGGGCAACACCCGCACCCCCATCACCACCCAACAAATCCGCCACTGGTGCAGCGCACCCGGCACCACCATCATCGTCCGTCCGGTCATCGACCTCGCCGGCCACGAGCCGATCGAGGCCTACGAGATCCCTGACCGCCACCACCGCCAGGTCCGGCTCCGCGACCCCGTCTGTGCGTTCCCGCACTGCAACCGTCGCGCCGAACGCTGCGACACCGACCACGCGCAGCCCCACGCCGACGGCGGAGCCACGTGCCCCTGCAACCTGGTACCACTCTGCCGCGGACACCACCGCGCCAAGACCCACTCAGACTGGGGCTACACGATCCTCGACCCCGGCACCTACCTGTGGACCAGCCCGCACGGCCACCAGTTCCTGGTCGACCACCGCGGCACCCGCGACCTCGACCACGACCTCGACAGGCTCGACCACCGGCGGACGCACCGACATTGA
- a CDS encoding YebY family protein: MRRLPILGLTLVLPGCSPDKEFATRDVDREDYCKAWPLTVDDAVLACEPGDVTTVTVDGNSYRLDELPTVHDASSGLLRIWAVRPSGGPRMDLSPLAQGAKALCD, from the coding sequence GTGCGGCGGCTACCAATCCTGGGCCTGACGCTCGTCCTCCCTGGCTGCTCACCTGACAAGGAGTTCGCGACGCGCGACGTCGACCGGGAGGACTACTGCAAGGCCTGGCCGTTGACAGTCGACGACGCCGTGCTCGCCTGCGAGCCGGGAGATGTCACGACCGTGACCGTGGATGGGAACTCCTATCGGCTGGACGAACTCCCCACCGTGCACGACGCCAGCTCCGGGCTGCTGCGCATCTGGGCAGTGAGACCGAGCGGCGGACCCCGTATGGATCTGTCGCCGTTGGCTCAGGGCGCGAAGGCTCTCTGTGATTGA
- a CDS encoding SAM-dependent methyltransferase has product MARRTLADALDDVRRQVLDDATLLRAVASGRRKGTTPAWKRVELRWVDLRAGRRLQVTRYDDTQAHTANHAPGDDVDTVLAELMAEPFGNWHVDGTDHHQQVRITKRGEALVHTRRVSLRQAQDTATGSTTGDGSTPGRTEPDRSHDRAKRRLLPADDPLLARLGIADERGRIKPSRQAKYRQVEEFLRILDASIDDALGKQLRRPTPEDPLRIVDLGCGNGYLTFAAQRYLTAHRSLPVRVIGVDVKQQSRDHNAAVAEELDLDASFVVGSIAEADLSTLPQPVTEPDVVLALHACDTATDEALARAVAWQAPLVLAAPCCHHDIAAQLRRGTPPPAYAELVRHGILRERLADTLTDAVRSLLLRREGYRTDVMEFVDSQHTPRNTLLRGVRGNGTDAAAAEEYDALVTPWGVRPRLAALLAERP; this is encoded by the coding sequence GTGGCGCGACGGACGCTCGCCGACGCCCTGGACGACGTACGCCGCCAGGTGCTCGACGACGCCACCCTGCTACGGGCAGTGGCGTCGGGCCGCCGCAAGGGAACGACACCGGCGTGGAAGCGCGTGGAGCTGCGGTGGGTCGACCTCAGGGCCGGGCGCCGCCTGCAGGTCACCCGCTACGACGACACCCAGGCCCACACCGCCAACCACGCGCCCGGCGACGACGTCGACACGGTGCTCGCCGAGCTCATGGCCGAGCCGTTCGGCAACTGGCACGTCGATGGCACGGACCATCACCAGCAGGTGCGGATCACCAAGCGGGGTGAGGCGCTGGTGCACACGCGACGGGTCTCCCTTCGACAGGCTCAGGACACGGCGACAGGCTCGACCACCGGTGACGGCTCGACCCCCGGTCGCACCGAACCCGATCGCAGCCACGACCGCGCGAAGCGGCGGCTGCTGCCGGCCGACGACCCGCTGCTGGCGCGGCTCGGCATCGCCGACGAGCGCGGCCGCATCAAGCCCAGCCGGCAGGCGAAGTACCGCCAGGTCGAGGAGTTCCTGCGGATCCTGGACGCCTCGATCGACGACGCCCTGGGCAAGCAGCTGCGACGCCCCACGCCGGAGGACCCGCTGCGCATCGTCGACCTCGGCTGCGGCAACGGCTACCTGACCTTCGCCGCCCAGCGCTACCTGACCGCCCACCGCTCGCTGCCGGTCCGCGTCATCGGCGTCGACGTCAAGCAGCAGTCGCGCGACCACAACGCCGCCGTCGCCGAGGAGCTGGACCTGGACGCCTCGTTCGTCGTGGGCAGCATCGCCGAGGCCGACCTGTCCACGCTCCCGCAGCCGGTCACCGAGCCCGACGTCGTCCTCGCCCTCCACGCCTGCGACACCGCCACCGACGAGGCGCTCGCCCGCGCCGTGGCCTGGCAGGCGCCGCTGGTCCTCGCCGCGCCCTGCTGCCACCACGACATCGCCGCGCAACTCCGTCGCGGGACCCCACCGCCGGCGTACGCCGAGCTGGTGCGGCACGGCATCCTCCGCGAGCGGCTCGCCGACACCCTCACCGACGCGGTGCGTTCGCTGCTGCTGCGCCGCGAGGGCTACCGCACCGACGTGATGGAGTTCGTCGACAGCCAGCACACGCCGCGCAACACCCTGCTCCGCGGCGTCCGGGGCAACGGCACTGACGCGGCCGCGGCCGAGGAGTACGACGCCCTCGTGACCCCGTGGGGCGTGCGGCCGCGGCTGGCCGCGTTGCTCGCGGAGCGCCCGTGA
- a CDS encoding macro domain-containing protein codes for MQTTVVTGDITTQQVDAVVNAANRAMRGGGGVDGAIHAAGGPAVLADCEARFPDGLATGDAGWTTAGEMPARWVIHTVGPNRHAGEDDRSLLVSCYARCLGVAGELGARTVAFPLVGAGVYGWSAEESITAALEAFEGMGTVVEEARFVAFGEAAYDVARQALGR; via the coding sequence ATGCAGACCACCGTCGTGACCGGTGACATCACCACCCAGCAGGTCGACGCCGTCGTCAACGCGGCCAACCGCGCCATGCGTGGCGGAGGGGGCGTCGACGGCGCGATCCACGCCGCCGGTGGACCGGCCGTGCTGGCCGACTGCGAGGCACGCTTCCCCGACGGCCTCGCCACCGGCGACGCCGGATGGACCACCGCGGGGGAGATGCCCGCCCGCTGGGTCATCCACACCGTCGGCCCCAACCGGCACGCCGGCGAGGACGACCGCTCGCTGCTGGTCTCCTGCTACGCCCGGTGCCTGGGTGTCGCCGGCGAGCTCGGTGCGCGCACGGTGGCGTTCCCGCTCGTCGGGGCCGGGGTCTACGGGTGGTCGGCCGAGGAGTCGATCACGGCGGCCCTGGAGGCCTTCGAGGGCATGGGCACCGTGGTCGAGGAGGCCCGCTTCGTCGCCTTCGGCGAGGCGGCGTACGACGTCGCCCGGCAGGCGCTGGGGCGCTGA
- the serC gene encoding phosphoserine transaminase, producing MTDAPGPALQIPADLKPADGRFGAGPSKIQTGHLDALAATGTSLLGTSHRQAPVKDTVGRVRDGLAELFGLPEGYQVVLGNGGATAFWDIATFCLVDQRSQHLSFGEFSSKFAAAVDSAPWLEASVISADPGSRPQPKAEPGVDAYAWAHNETSTAVMAPVERPTGTDDGALVLVDATSGAGGLPVDLREVDVYYFAPQKCFASDGGLWIAIMSPAALERVARLKESGRHIPAFLDLQTAIENSAKNQTYNTPSVATLFLMAEQLDWMNANGRLPGMVQRTSASATALYDWAERTSWATPYVADPAHRSLVIGTIDFDESIDAAGIAATLRANGIVDTEPYRKLGRNQLRIAMYPAIDPADVEALTRCIDHVVEQG from the coding sequence GTGACCGACGCTCCCGGGCCCGCACTGCAGATCCCCGCCGACCTCAAGCCGGCCGACGGCCGGTTCGGCGCCGGCCCGTCGAAGATCCAGACCGGTCACCTCGACGCGCTGGCCGCCACCGGCACCTCCCTGCTCGGCACCTCGCACCGCCAGGCGCCGGTGAAGGACACCGTGGGTCGGGTGCGCGACGGGCTGGCCGAGCTGTTCGGGCTCCCCGAGGGCTACCAGGTGGTGCTCGGCAACGGCGGCGCCACGGCGTTCTGGGACATCGCGACCTTCTGCCTGGTCGACCAGCGCTCGCAGCACCTGAGCTTCGGTGAGTTCTCCTCGAAGTTCGCCGCGGCGGTCGACAGCGCGCCGTGGCTCGAGGCATCGGTCATCAGCGCCGACCCCGGCTCGCGCCCCCAGCCGAAGGCCGAACCCGGCGTCGACGCCTACGCCTGGGCCCACAACGAGACCTCGACCGCCGTGATGGCGCCGGTGGAGCGGCCCACGGGCACCGACGACGGGGCGCTGGTCCTGGTCGACGCCACCTCCGGCGCCGGAGGGCTGCCCGTCGACCTCCGCGAGGTCGACGTCTACTACTTCGCCCCGCAGAAGTGCTTCGCCTCCGACGGCGGACTGTGGATCGCCATCATGTCGCCGGCCGCGCTGGAGCGCGTCGCGCGGCTCAAGGAGTCCGGCCGCCACATCCCGGCGTTCCTCGACCTGCAGACCGCGATCGAGAACTCGGCCAAGAACCAGACCTACAACACGCCCTCGGTCGCGACACTGTTCCTGATGGCCGAGCAGCTGGACTGGATGAACGCCAACGGACGGCTGCCCGGCATGGTGCAGCGCACCTCGGCCTCGGCCACCGCGCTCTACGACTGGGCCGAGCGCACCAGCTGGGCCACGCCGTACGTCGCCGACCCGGCCCACCGCTCCCTGGTGATCGGGACGATCGACTTCGACGAGTCCATCGACGCCGCAGGCATCGCAGCCACGCTGCGCGCCAACGGCATCGTCGACACCGAGCCCTACCGCAAGCTCGGCCGCAACCAGCTGCGGATCGCGATGTACCCCGCGATCGACCCCGCCGACGTCGAGGCGCTCACCCGCTGCATCGACCACGTGGTCGAGCAGGGCTGA
- a CDS encoding GNAT family N-acetyltransferase, producing the protein MLRIERVGYDHPDAAALIEQVQGEYVARYGSRDDSPIDPLMFVAPEGTFLVGYVGAEPVASGAWRRSPVRALGGTSAAEIKRMYVAAHHRGAGHARALLAELERTAAEAGYDLLVLETGTRQPEAIELYRSAGYEAIPGFGHYKAEPLSRCFGKLL; encoded by the coding sequence GTGCTGCGCATCGAGCGCGTCGGCTACGACCACCCCGACGCCGCGGCGCTGATCGAGCAGGTGCAGGGCGAGTACGTCGCCCGCTACGGCAGCCGTGACGACAGCCCGATCGACCCGCTGATGTTCGTGGCGCCCGAGGGCACGTTCCTGGTCGGCTACGTCGGCGCGGAGCCGGTCGCCTCGGGGGCGTGGCGTCGTTCGCCGGTCCGTGCGCTGGGCGGCACGTCGGCCGCGGAGATCAAGCGGATGTACGTCGCCGCCCACCACCGCGGCGCCGGCCACGCCCGCGCGCTGTTGGCCGAGCTCGAGCGCACCGCCGCCGAGGCGGGCTACGACCTGCTGGTGCTCGAGACGGGCACCCGCCAGCCCGAGGCGATCGAGCTCTACCGGTCCGCGGGCTACGAGGCGATCCCCGGCTTCGGGCACTACAAGGCGGAGCCACTGTCGCGCTGCTTCGGCAAGCTGCTCTGA
- a CDS encoding OprD family porin, with product MGYSMATAGLLVLPAEQEPRALDAARGAMAPLQGWFDGDADLGTLDDLARYVGAAVTRDGERLLLATDEDGDPKWSDQATAFYLAIAPFVSAGEVRFVGEDERSWQYRYEDGALRQDGINGWDGSNEPFGPPADLMTDPAEDLPPAPVAPPSRRPRREEQESASVPTTQTNSLGLSPTVVGLLIGLTVLVILVLSI from the coding sequence ATGGGCTACTCGATGGCGACCGCCGGGCTGCTGGTGCTGCCCGCCGAGCAGGAGCCCCGTGCGCTCGACGCCGCGCGGGGCGCGATGGCGCCGCTGCAGGGGTGGTTCGACGGTGACGCCGACCTCGGCACGCTCGACGACCTCGCCCGGTACGTCGGCGCCGCCGTGACGCGCGACGGTGAGCGGCTGCTGCTGGCCACCGACGAGGACGGCGACCCGAAGTGGTCGGACCAGGCGACGGCGTTCTACCTCGCGATCGCGCCGTTCGTCTCCGCCGGCGAGGTCCGCTTCGTCGGCGAGGACGAGCGCAGCTGGCAGTACCGCTACGAGGACGGCGCCCTGCGCCAGGACGGCATCAACGGGTGGGACGGCAGCAACGAACCGTTCGGACCGCCCGCCGACCTGATGACCGACCCGGCCGAGGACCTGCCGCCGGCGCCCGTGGCACCGCCGAGCCGTCGCCCCCGTCGCGAGGAGCAGGAGTCCGCGTCCGTCCCCACCACCCAGACGAACTCGCTCGGGCTCAGCCCGACCGTCGTGGGCCTGCTGATCGGCCTGACCGTGCTGGTCATCCTGGTGCTCTCCATCTGA
- a CDS encoding citrate synthase 2 — protein MPEVHHGLEGVVAFDTKIAEPDKEGSALRYRGVDIEDLAGRVPFENVWGLLIDGAFTPGLPPAEAVTLPVHTGDVRVDVQSAIAQLASQFGFGQTYDISDEQARIDLSRVAVMVLSFAAQSARGIGRPLVPQSEVDKGRTLAEKFLIRWKGEADPKHAHAIDAYWSSAAEHGMNASTFTARVITSTGADVAAAFSGAIGAMSGPLHGGAPSRVLGMIEDVERSGDADAYVKDLLDSGQRLMGFGHRVYRAEDPRARVLRRTARELDAPRYEVAEALEKAALAELRERRPDRVLETNVEFWAAIVLDFAEVPSNLFTSMFTCARTGGWSAHILEQKTTGRLIRPSAVYTGPGTRPATEIEGWNDAWGA, from the coding sequence ATGCCCGAGGTACACCACGGACTGGAAGGCGTCGTCGCCTTCGACACCAAGATCGCCGAGCCCGACAAGGAGGGGTCGGCACTGCGCTACCGCGGCGTCGACATCGAGGACCTCGCCGGCCGGGTGCCCTTCGAGAACGTCTGGGGCCTGCTCATCGACGGCGCCTTCACGCCCGGCCTGCCCCCCGCCGAAGCGGTCACCCTGCCCGTCCACACCGGCGACGTCCGCGTCGACGTCCAGTCCGCGATCGCCCAGCTCGCCTCCCAGTTCGGCTTCGGCCAGACCTACGACATCAGCGACGAGCAGGCACGCATCGACCTCTCCCGCGTCGCGGTGATGGTGCTGTCCTTCGCCGCCCAGTCCGCCCGCGGCATCGGCCGCCCGCTGGTCCCGCAGAGCGAGGTCGACAAGGGCCGCACGCTGGCGGAGAAGTTCCTCATCCGCTGGAAGGGCGAGGCCGACCCCAAGCACGCCCACGCCATCGACGCCTACTGGTCCTCGGCGGCCGAGCACGGCATGAACGCCTCGACGTTCACCGCCCGCGTCATCACCTCCACCGGCGCCGACGTGGCGGCCGCGTTCTCCGGCGCCATCGGCGCCATGAGCGGCCCGCTGCACGGCGGCGCGCCCTCGCGCGTCCTCGGCATGATCGAGGACGTGGAGCGCTCCGGCGACGCCGACGCCTACGTCAAGGACCTGCTCGACTCCGGCCAGCGACTGATGGGCTTCGGCCACCGCGTCTACCGCGCCGAGGACCCCCGCGCGCGGGTGCTGCGGCGTACGGCGCGCGAACTGGACGCGCCGCGCTACGAGGTCGCCGAGGCGCTGGAGAAGGCGGCGCTGGCCGAGCTGCGCGAGCGGCGCCCGGACCGCGTGCTGGAGACCAACGTGGAGTTCTGGGCCGCGATCGTGCTCGACTTCGCCGAGGTTCCCTCCAACCTGTTCACCTCGATGTTCACCTGCGCGCGCACCGGCGGCTGGTCGGCCCACATCCTGGAGCAGAAGACCACCGGACGCCTGATCCGCCCCTCGGCGGTCTACACCGGCCCCGGCACCCGGCCCGCGACCGAGATCGAGGGCTGGAACGACGCCTGGGGCGCCTGA